Within bacterium, the genomic segment TCACCGCCGGCGAATACACCCTGGATAGCGGTGGCCCCTTTTTCATCAGCGACAACGGTCCCTTTGCCGGTAATTTTCAGTGACGGTGTAGCCTGGAAAAGCAAAGGATTGGGGCTTTGCCCTATAGCCGAAACAACTGTGTCCATCTTCATTATAAATTCCGAACCCTTTACAGGGATGGGGCTCCTTCTTCCCGACGTGTCGGGTTCCCCTAATTCCATCCTGATACATTCCATTCCCTCAACCCACCCGCTGATGTTTCCCAAAATTTTAGTCGGGTAAGTTAAAATTTCAAATTCAACACCTTCTTCCCTGGCATGTTCAATTTCCTCGTGCCTTGCCGGCATCTCTTTTTCACCTCTGCGGTAAACGATAGAAACTTTTTTTGCTCCAAGCCTCAATGCCACTCTCGCCGAATCCATAGCTACATTTCCCGCGCCGATCACAGAAACATTTTCCCCTATGGAAACCGGGGTATCATATTCCGGGAAACGATAAGCCTTCATCAAATTCACCCTTGTTAAAAATTCATTCGCCGAGTAAACACCATTAAGATTCTCTCCCGGCACATGAAGGAAATGGGGCAATCCGGCGCCTGTCCCAAGAAAAACCGATTTATAATTATCTTTAAACAATTCATCAATGGTTAAAATTTTCCCGACAACCATATTCAACCTGAATTCCACACCCATTTTCTTAATATTTTCAACTTCTATATCCAAAATCCTTTTCGGAAGCCGAAACTCGGGTATCCCGTATCTTAAAACCCCTCCGGTATCATGCAATGATTCAAACACATGCACGGTATAACCCATTCGTATAAGGTCCGCGGCCGCTGTTAACCCGGCGGGCCCCGAACCAATTACAGCCACTTTTATTCTTCTGGATTTCGATATTTTAATATCATTGGCCTGCCCGTTTGATATTTCATGGTCAGCGGCAAACCGTTCCAGCCTGCCGATAGCCACAGGTTCATGTTTTTTGCCCAGCACACAATATTTTTCACATTGTGATTCCTGCGGACAGACCCTGCCGCAAATAGCAGGTAAATTATTCTTTTCTTTTATCTTGCTGATAGCGGATCCAAAATCTCCATCCTGGATAAACCTGATAAACGCAGGGATATCAACCTCTACGGGACATCCCGTCATGCATGTGGGTTTTTTACATTGAAGGCATCTCGATGCTTCTTCCTTTGCTTCCATTTCAGAATATCCCAAGGACACCTCATCAAAATTTTTTGCCCTGACTTTGGGTTCCTGTTCCGCAACTTTTGTTCTTTTTGTTTTTATTTCCGGCATCCTGTCGCTCCGCTCCATTACAAATCACAAAACGAAAAATGTAAATTTAAATTTTCCAGTTTGCAATTTTCATTTTTCATTTGTCTTTTACACATTCTCCGCATGTAGCTTCTTTATTTAACATGTCCCTGTATAATAAAAGAGATTCTCTTTCTTCTTTTAAAAACCTCCTCTGCCTTAAAGAAAGTTCATCAAAATCAACCGCCAGCCCGTCAAAATCAGGGCCATCAACACACGCAAATTTCACCTTGCCGCCGACTGTAACACGGCAACATCCGCACATTCCTGTTCCATCCACCATTATCGCGTTTAAACTCACTGTCGTTGGAATATTACACGGTTTTGTCACCTTGCAGACAGCTTTCATCATAGGCAGCGGGCCTATTGCGATTACTTTATCAATATGGACATTCTCTTTTAACAAATTGCTCAAAACATCTGTGACAAATCCATGCACCCCTTCAGTCCCGTCATCTGTAACAATGTGCAGTTCATCACTTACCGCTTTCATTTTATCCCGCCAGAAAAGAAGGTTACTGCTCCTTGACCCGATAATAGAAATAACCTTGTTTCCCGCCTCTTTCAATGCCCTTGCCTGCGGATAAACAGGGGCCGTGCCTATCCCGCCGCCCACACAAACAACTGTACCATATTTCTCAACATGAACAGGGACACCCAGCGGGCCTGCGAAATCAAGGACAAAATCCCCTTCTTTTAAGCCTGCCAATTTTTCCGTGGTTTTTCCTACCTCCTGAAAAATTGAGGTTATGGTGCCTTTTTTCGTGTCAAAATCAGCTATGGTTAAAGGAATCCTTTCCCCGTATTTATCAATACGGAGAATAAAAA encodes:
- the gltA gene encoding NADPH-dependent glutamate synthase, which encodes MPEIKTKRTKVAEQEPKVRAKNFDEVSLGYSEMEAKEEASRCLQCKKPTCMTGCPVEVDIPAFIRFIQDGDFGSAISKIKEKNNLPAICGRVCPQESQCEKYCVLGKKHEPVAIGRLERFAADHEISNGQANDIKISKSRRIKVAVIGSGPAGLTAAADLIRMGYTVHVFESLHDTGGVLRYGIPEFRLPKRILDIEVENIKKMGVEFRLNMVVGKILTIDELFKDNYKSVFLGTGAGLPHFLHVPGENLNGVYSANEFLTRVNLMKAYRFPEYDTPVSIGENVSVIGAGNVAMDSARVALRLGAKKVSIVYRRGEKEMPARHEEIEHAREEGVEFEILTYPTKILGNISGWVEGMECIRMELGEPDTSGRRSPIPVKGSEFIMKMDTVVSAIGQSPNPLLFQATPSLKITGKGTVVADEKGATAIQGVFAGGDVVTGAATVIKAMGAGKVAARAIDEFLR
- a CDS encoding sulfide/dihydroorotate dehydrogenase-like FAD/NAD-binding protein translates to MYKILEKKNLGPKQHLLVIEAEAVSKKAKAGQFFILRIDKYGERIPLTIADFDTKKGTITSIFQEVGKTTEKLAGLKEGDFVLDFAGPLGVPVHVEKYGTVVCVGGGIGTAPVYPQARALKEAGNKVISIIGSRSSNLLFWRDKMKAVSDELHIVTDDGTEGVHGFVTDVLSNLLKENVHIDKVIAIGPLPMMKAVCKVTKPCNIPTTVSLNAIMVDGTGMCGCCRVTVGGKVKFACVDGPDFDGLAVDFDELSLRQRRFLKEERESLLLYRDMLNKEATCGECVKDK